From the genome of Arachis hypogaea cultivar Tifrunner unplaced genomic scaffold, arahy.Tifrunner.gnm2.J5K5 arahy.Tifrunner.gnm2.scaffold_108, whole genome shotgun sequence:
CCACCAATATGTTAACTTTTAACGAGAAAATTTTTAGACGAGTCTTCCGAATGGTATTTactatttatacgctttttatgaattttatatgatGAAAACTGCaatgtaattatttaaaataagacCATCAACCCCTTCATAaggtattatatattttatagtcTATCTAATCATTATTcaactatttaaataaaaaaataagcttgATATTTAATAACATTGTTACTGGCAACAACCACTATCAAATTTGTTAGTTAAACAGATACATATGTACATGGATAGAAATACACAATTCTTTGTATTTTTAAAGAGTGttaactaaattaaaaacgttataTATTATGAGCccaaagagttttttttttttacaagttaATATTATAGTTTAGTAGAAAAAATAATCACCAATATAATCTTAAACCGAAAAAATTTTCTAACTGAATGGTAtcctaatattatataatttttggcagaacttatttatttatctatatatatatatatatatatatatatatatatatatatatatatatatatatatatatctaaaattttgttatttggtgatactaaattttataattttctttcacACATGAGTTAATTAAATCGTTTCATTATTTTAACTTGGggtcaaatctaattttttttatgggGGTATATATATGCACACATTTACTGTCTAACATTTTTTAAGAATGATAGTATGGGCACTTGATCCCACAAAAATTCACATAGAtgcataattaattttaatatatctttAAATTGTATCCCAAGTAAAGGTTGTTTCTTAAAAAAAGTGATAATACCATGAATGGTTAACCGATTTAGACCACTTATCTGTAAATTCGAAAGTGGACAACAGTTGGATTCAATTAGATTTATATGTGGTAGCAGGTAAAGCAAAATCTCTATCACACATATAGGAGAAAATATGCATACAATGATAAAATGTCACCCGTCTACAACTATCAAAGGACGTGATTAAAGCTGCCTTAATGTTTTAGTGAAATGCAGGACTTTGTTCAAAGTCGGTTTCTTTGGGAAACGattaaagaaagcctggactatCCTGAGAGTTTAAATGATGGTTAAGGTAATAGTAGATAGGGTGGCTCATTTTGACACACATCAAGAGCCTCACCATTTTAAATCAACGCTGATCAGATACGCTGCACTTAAATCTGAGGTATCAACTTGACACATCATAAGATATTTCAAAGTGACTAAAGCTCAAAATGGTGAAGTAGGATTGAAATGAAGCATTTTTTTCTGAAAGATTTCAATTAAATAAACGAGTTGAATGCAGTGAGTTGGCATAGTCTGAATTGGACAAAATGGCACACATTCTTATAATATAACATGATAAATAAAGATGAATACTTCATCGTAAATCTGTCAAATTTAAGCAATTATCTGTATATTTATCCCCATCTTTGTTTACATGGGGTTCTGTTCAAACAAGACTGCTATTACCTTTTTGAAAAGAGACTTTGTCCAAGCCAAAATTATGCAAACTAATGATGTGAAACACAATTAGTGCATTGACCCAGTAAAACCATAAGGACCATCGAAAAAAATGCAATGTTGATATGTTCCCAGGATTTGCATTAATTCACTAACAAGGAGAAGGCAAAAATGCATTTTATCGGGAATATAGCAGCAggcaatatttaaataaatataaaaaaaactcaaCATAAAGTAGGACATTGCAACATAAGATAATGTAGCACCTTATGAATCATACCTGTTGAGGTATGTAGTCAAATAAGTTATCATTTCTATTTGTGCAACTGTAAAAGAATAAAGAGGTGTGTGATCTCTATTTTTGTATTTAGATacttttaagagataaatataaattgTGGATCATGATTAACAAGGCATACAATACAGTCGGGCTTTCAGTTACATGAGAAGACTTAACATTATAAAACATATTCcactaaaaaattatttctcaTACCAAGTTATAAAACCAGTAATGGTGAACCTTATCTAGCAAATGCCAATAATATCCAATGGTCATTCAATTATGATGCAATAACATATAATACACAATGGGTATGACACATACATAGGCTAATGACacatagaatgaaaaacaggtcACCAATCTATTGAAAGAACTTGATTAAAGATTTCGTGATTGATTAACCAAATATAAGACTCATTGGAGAACTTATTCACAATCATAGGTTCTAAGGTGCTGCTTCCAATACACTCTTAGCAGTTTCTAATAGAAGGAGTTTAGGTGCCGAAAGAGTGCCCAAGAGAGAAGACTTATAGTTAAATACTTTAATTAGCTAATGTCCCTAATATCCAATGGTCATTAAATTATGATGCAGTAACATGTAATGCAAAATGATTATCACACATGCATAGGGTAACGACACATATAGAGAATGATAAAAATCTCATCAATATAAAGaacttttttaaagttttcttgatggattaatTAAATGCAAGACTCATGGCACAAGTCATACACAAAATTAGGTACTACTCTGTTGCTTCCAATACATCCTTAGCAGTTTCTAAAAGAAGTATATGAGGTGCCCCAAATAGTGCACAAATGACAAAAGTGTAGATAAATACTTTTACCCATTAATGTTACTAATATCCAATGGTCATTAGATTTGCATGGATGATAAAGCAATTGGCCTGTGTTTATTAAGGTAATCACAAAGCAATGTCTATTCATGCATAGAGTCAATATAatcttatttaaatatttaatataaatatctTATTTTGCAGTTTGTTGTCTTACCCATTGCATGACACCTTCTAGATGTCAATATAAGCTATTGATATTCTCATTCAAAACATATATATGTCATGAGTTGTGAGAAAGGTTACAAGAACCATAATTTCTACTCAAAAACACTAAGAGCCATTAGCGGCTCCGTAATAAACTGTATATCTAGAATGAGTGACACTCCACCCAATATGAAAAAACTTCCACACCTTAGTGAGGATCTTATCTGGAAGATCATGGTGAAGGCAGATCCTAAGACAGTTGGACAGTGCAGAACGCTAAGCAAGGGTTGGAATTTCAGGCTGTGTACTAATTTGTTCGTGAAGGCAAACTATAAGGAAAACAAAGATCGAAGCAAGAGTGTGATCGTAGGCATTGGCTATCCCCCAGGTGATTACAACTCGATTTGGTTCGTTCGAGCGTATCTTCATTCGGGTCGCCAGGTTCAGTTCAATGTCCCAATGGATGCTAACCAATATGGCTTATATTCAGTCATTGGGTCTGAGAACGGAATCATATGCATAAAGATCTCATTGGGTGGCCTTAATTCTCGGCTTCTTGTATGGAATCCAGTATCGGATAAGAGGCGGTACGTAACCGATGAAGCAAGCAAGCATTCCGCTCATGCCGTTTCTCTATATGCGTTTGGTTTTTTGGAGGACGAAATCGAGTACCGTATTGTGCATGTCTACAAGCGTGCATTTAGACAAAGAAATATGTCATGGTCTCTTTACACTTCATTTGAACGAGAATGGACTCATTCCGGTATGTTTAAGAGTGATGTCCAGAAACTTGGGCCCAAATATATAGTGCACAATGGGATAGTCTATTGGATTGGGTGGCAGGGAGCTAATTTCTTTGAGCCAGCATCCATAGTCACGTTCAACCTCCGCATCCAGATGTTCCATGAGGCAAAGATCCCCCAGACGTGCCATCTGATTACAACTCACTAACTTACTTCAACGATGGTGTCGGGTATATTTCATACCGTAATCTTGCATTCAGCAGGCAAGTCCTGGTCTGGCAAATGAAAAGAAATGGTGATCACAGCATCCATTGGGAGAGGATGATTAGAGTTTCTGGTCTTGGAATCCCATACACTCCTTCATTGTTCTTAGGCAATGACATAATAACAGTCATGGAGTGCAGAGACGGGTCAGGAAGTGCAAATGATGCCGTGCGAACAGACTTCCTGATTTCGAGGCTAAAATATATGGAATCAAGAAGGGAGCATTTGGTTCAACGCACATGGCAGGAACATGTTAACGTGAAGACAATTACAATGCATTCAGATGGGCTATACATGGTTTAGAGTTCTATGATCAATTTAGATGATCTTCCTGAGTTTTAAATgcaatttattttgtttagtttgcttatttagaCAATAGGGTAGAATATATGTAGTTAGATCCCTTGTGTTTCAATATAACCATCTATTGGGTTcgttttgattttgaaagagtTATCAATGTTAGTTTGTTAATCAATGTTATGCACTCTTCTAAATTTTGTAACAACTTAAAGGTTTAGGGTTTACAGGtttctttatcattttatttttgatattaaaGTAGTAGTATTAGTTGTAGCAGGTAATATATATGGTTAACTTCCTATATATACCCATTTGTATATActtaatttttacatatttatctgtaaatttattaagaCATGCCACCTTAATTTAATATCCCTAATACTAAGTTGATAATGGTTATCTATTATCAATAATAAATACATTACCTAGATCTAACTAAACAGAATTGATTGATTACACTAATATCATTTTAACATAAAAAGTATATTCGGCTCATAAACAAGTTATCATATACTGGACTTTATAAATTTTGTATATGACATATTCACACCCAAGGCTAAGAACGACTTTAAACTACGGTTTGTAGACATGTACAATAACTAGGCCTTATAAGTACGATACTTGGGTTTTATAGAAAGAAATCATTGGCTGTGGATGATTTGAAAAACAGATAATATATTATGGATCATCTTTAAAAAGAAAGTTAGGATGCCTTGTGGAGGTGTGTTTAGTAATAGGTTGCTAAAATTAGTCTGACTTAATGACTATAAAAAAGATACTACATAATTCATAATATATACCAATGATAGCTATTACTAGGGTAGTAAAAAAatgatttataattatatatcatatGAATTTAGTCTTACAGCATGGTATTTAACCGGTTTATATCAATAAAGGTTTAATATCATGATAGATGTGGAATAAAGTAGTAACAATGAGGCCAATCAATGAACaatatagtattttaaattttcacaTAGGTTTGTAAGACCAACTTAACCGTATTAAAATTACCTGGCACACCCACACAACCATTATTACCAGTTAATTGTTACAGATACCAAAGCATAGCATgtgaagagaaagagagataaaaaaaaaactagacaCAAGTGGAGCCTTCCACGGCAAAAGTCCTCAACAGTTAAAGCTGGGGAAGAAAACCTAACGCAATACAATCATCACAAGGACTAAATGCAGATATAGTTATGAGCGGAAGGCTACTAAAAGATATCCCACTGAACTCAAGGTCAAAAGGTATAAGTAAatgtagatttatttttcataatgagTTTTAGAATAGAAAGTCAAAATATCTTGGTTCCATTTAGGTTAGTACGAATGGAACAAAGTTTAGTGTATACAGATCGAAGTATAATGATTTCTAACATAAATAAGACATGGTTTCTAGCATACATGTTTCTTTTGCTTATATTCTCTATGTTTGGAATATTAACAATCCTGTTTAATCTGAAATGTGCAGAGATGGAGGAAAGAAACACgcttaaaaataagagaaaggtTGATCAATTTTGTATGAATGAATGGTCAAGCAACAGTGAAATTCAAGGTACGAAATATGGATAACATGCTTTCATTTAACATAATATAAACGAACTTATTTTCATCACAGTTGGAAAATAGCTTATCCACAATAAGGTAAATTTCAGTTATAGTGTGTATACCACTACAAGAGTACCTTGAATATCTCTAAATAGTTGTATAAAATGGTGTTATAAGTGAGAAAGGTAACAAAGGTATCATGGCAGGGACTTTGTCATCAACATTATTATCGGTTGACTGGAGTCAGCCAGTTGATGATATGCAATGCAACAAAGGGGTTCAGATTAGCTCTAGCAGTACCATTGGCAACTTTAGGTATTTTACCGAGAATAACAATCTACAAAACGATGAGATCCGGGAAAGCTTGGCAACAAAACCATATGTTCTAGCAGATATAACTAACACAGGTAATCTTATATTTTAGCAAAATAGAAATCAAAATCTTACTTAGATTATGGATAGGTAAACTAGAAAAGATCTTTATATGACAGATACTGCAAGACATGCTAGGATGGAACGAGCTAACAAGCTAGCCAAGAAAAAACAACGTGCAATAGAACATATACCTCAAGGTAAAGCCTGAATAAATAATGCTTTATTTCAGCTCTTGCTGCTATCCAATTATTAATGTGCAAATTGTGATCTAATTGTAAATCTGTGTGAATGGTGTGGGAAGGGATCTAACTGAAAACAGTTTCTGAAAAAATTATATGTATAGACCCAACTTGAGTTACATAACTATATACAAAgtgcaataataattaatttaatttgttcttaAATCACTATAAGGTAATTATTGTTCACTTATGCCAAGTGTATTTTACTATTGCTTAGCGGCAAATTCAGCTATAGATTGTGTCATCACAGGGAATGTAACAGCTACTCTAGCAGATTGCACACTCTATCCAAGTATTGTTATGCAAACCATGAAGAGGGATGAATACAGTAACTTACAAAACAACCAAAAATGGATATTGTTGCCATCAAATCTAACAACACAAGACAATTTAAGAAGTATAGGTAATGGACTAATAGTAACAAACTACACATCCGACTAATTTATGCATTCTAAATATAGTAATTTAGCAAACATCTTTCATTGACAGACAATGCTAGGCATGCTAGGATGGAACGAGCGAACAAGCTAGCAAAGAAAAGACAATATATGGGAACGTCTTCCCCACAAGGTAGGAATTATAGAAAGTATGTTGTAGAATAACTTGCTTATTCCACTTGAGTTATAATAGGTACAGTTCAGAGTTACTATATATGAATCTGTGTCGCAACTTAGTCTGAGTTATcttttttgtattaatttatatgttttcTAACATGATAAAATTTGTAGTTGAGTTGGTTAACATTCAGAAGCAAAGGTTGATTGTGAATAAGGAAAACAACATATGTTCAAATGAAAATCAAGTGAATTGTGCTCCCAGAAATGGCCCATTTAAAGGtcagttttatttaattatggtCTATATATATAGGCTTGATACACAAATGGTAATCGAATTAGCTAATGAATCATACCAACTAACAAGTACTGTAAGATAAATGCAAATCAAAGTTATATAACTTATCAAATTTGTATGTAAACGAAGGTACTAACCTTGGTCTCCATCCTTGGCCGATCATTCTTTCTCTCAATTTCCCCTTTCACCTATGCCTCCCACAGAGACACTGACTTTGTGCCTTCCAACTCTTCCCAATTTGCCATTTTTTACCACTCTGCTCAATCTTACCGCATTAGCATATGTCTATATGTTAGAAAATAATTAGACTTGATGTCCAAATACATACCACGGAAATCCTTGAATATTTAGGAAATAGCTTCCAATTAAATAGCTTGATCCACCTTCCCATAGTTATCATTTGTAGTGTATTATAAGATTTGTGGCAGTGTACCCAACTGGATCaaaatatcataattagggaGCACCCAAAATACATGTTATATTCAGTAAaatagaagacatgattattcaACAAATACTAAGCTAAAGTTATAAATCAGTCgtgcttaaattaaaaaaaaaaaaacttatggaACCCACACAAACATTCAATTCAAATGCCAACATAGTTGAAAGATTTTGTTCAAAGTGATAGTTTTCATACTAGATAATATCAAATAAGACTAGATAAGATCAAAATATTATTCTACTACATTAATCAGCAGCCATGGGTTGCAACACTACTAAACGCAAAGAAATTCCACAATAGATAAGCTGCACATACTGTGAAAATTCATGAACAATTAGGAAATAGCTTCCAACCAAGCACAGAATCCATGCTAATGCTAAAATATACAAATCATACAAAGAGTATATGAATCTGTATAACAGTAAAAACTTACAGTAACCTATTTTACTTCATCAACCGAAAAAATTGTTCTATAGCACAAGTTTTCTGTCATAAAAGTAGGTGGGATCTGTGAATGGGTGAGTATCTTGAATAAAATTAGTACCCACTTTTATGTACTCATTTAAGAATCCGTCTATCATCTACTCTAGAGAGGTCAATCCCTTCAATTCATGAATCAATATATGATTCAGATTCACAGAGTCAGTGAGTGTTATCCTGTATTCATTTTGTACCAACTTTAAAGATGATATTTATTGAAGTCAAACATTTATACTAAGATGATATATATAAGTCAAACATTTATACTAAGGTTCACAACAACCCAAGATTAGATAATTGtaagaaatattttaaatataacagTGTAgcaaataagttatttttttaagtgtttttACTCCTCCCTTATATAAATTAATTCTATCCTCCCTTAACAGAAACCCGGGAATATTTAACCGACACCttcgaaaaagagaaaaaaaattggcaGGACTGAAGTAATTAATCTCCAACACTTTGAAGCATCcattgaaagttgaaacttttACTAAGTTTTCTAGATTCATAAAGTCATAGCATTAACCTGAAGGATGGTATCAGTTCCATATTCTTTTCTCCACCTTAACATGTCTTCCCACATTTGAATAGTCTTCTCAATGTCAAAGTCCTTTGCTTTCAGAAACCTACCACAGCCATAGTTAGCAATTTTTACATTCAGCTTGATCCACTGTTCCATAGTTAGCAGTTGTAGTTTATTACAAGATTTGATTGAGTATACCCAATTGGATCAAAACATGATAATCAAGGAGCACCTAAATACATGTgaatatatgtataataataaataaatgatgaACTAAGTTAAAGTTATAAACCAATTAAGCTTAAATTCAAGTATATATATTCTTATGGAACCCGCAGAAACAACCAATTCAAATGCCATCATGGTTGGGAGATTGTATTCGAAGTTATAGTTATCATACTAGCTAATATCAAAGAAGACTAGATAAGAAAAAAATGTAATCCTTAACACAGACATAGTTACTGTCGATGTGTTTGTATGCTTAAATGGTCTTATTCATTAATTAGGAATTATATCTAATAGCAAACTACCATGAAGTTTCCAGCTAGAAATATATGCTTAAATGGTCAATCTTACCGCATTAGCATATGTCTATATGTAAATCTCGAAGCCCTTGGAGATATTAACTCTGTGCCCTTTAACTCTACCCAAGTTGCCAGCTTCAACGACTCCGCTCAATATGTCCGATCTGCATTTGCCTACATTAATATGCGAAACTATAAGGCCTACGCCTTAATCTTTGTTTGTGGAATAAAACTTCAAAATCATGAAAACTACTAAATTCATATATGAGGTTTAAAAGTTACAACCAGAGAATTTAAACCCCCTAAATACTAAATAGATATAGAATATATGACACTTAAGCATTGATGTATGGTCCTAAACTCAATATCAACCAAGATTAGTTTATTATATGTGTTAGATATTTTTGTCATATCCGTTTATAAATAATGAAGAACCGCTTTTTGCCCCATTGTAAAATGGATGCAGAGCAGTCAAGGACTCGCAAAATAGGAATCACTGTCATACATCGACAAGAAAATAACAAAGGTACGATATTAAATGGCTATGAATTTCACTATCCAAAAACTGAATAGTTTACAAGTTCACTTAACTACAAAATTTAAGCCATTCTTAGCAATATACATCAGAATTAGGGAaagatatttaataatatatattaaattttgtcAAAGCCGTTCTAATAATGAAATGATCTTCCAATGCATGACATAGGTGGAAGGGCTTCAACAAGGGATGCTAGAGTTGCCAGTTGTAAGGAGCAGGCAAGCAAGGGTATGTTGAGAGATATTCAAAGGATCAATTTATTATTAAAACTGCAAATTATATTTATGCATGTAATTAATGGATTTTTCCGTTCATGTTAATATTGAAATTTTAGAGTATTTGCACATGGGAGATGCAATGTATATATGCGAACACTGCTTTGCCCTTTTTTGGTACGATGAAAGGATAAACAAAAGTTATAACACAGACCAACCAAAATTTACGATGTGTTGTAAAGGAGGTCAAGTCCAACTGCCACACCTACCAGAAGCACCAAAAGTTTTGTATGAGTTGTTGTTCAATAATAACCCCAAGAGCAAGCATTTTCGTGATAACATCAGGTCATATAATAGCATGTTTCAATTCACTTCAATGGGTGCCAAAATAGACCGCGGTATAAATACTTCTAGAGGTCCACCTACATTCATTCTTTGTGGCGAAAACTACCATCTAATAGGTAGCCTAATTCCACCAGAAGGGAATAATGCGAAATTTGCCCAATTATACATAGTTGATTCACAAAATGAGGTGCACAACCGGATGTCAGCTATCAGGCAAGTAtctataacctttttattttacttaaaatattttcaagGGTTTAGATCAAACTAATTAACCTTAT
Proteins encoded in this window:
- the LOC140183447 gene encoding uncharacterized protein, producing the protein MSDTPPNMKKLPHLSEDLIWKIMVKADPKTVGQCRTLSKGWNFRLCTNLFVKANYKENKDRSKSVIVGIGYPPGDYNSIWFVRAYLHSGRQVQFNVPMDANQYGLYSVIGSENGIICIKISLGGLNSRLLVWNPVSDKRRYVTDEASKHSAHAVSLYAFGFLEDEIEYRIVHVYKRAFRQRNMSWSLYTSFEREWTHSGNDIITVMECRDGSGSANDAVRTDFLISRLKYMESRREHLVQRTWQEHVNVKTITMHSDGLYMV